From the Oleiharenicola lentus genome, one window contains:
- a CDS encoding fumarylacetoacetate hydrolase family protein yields MRVYTDSHGPLLESAGQVRRPAGTFTLDELFRSAEPGPLARQVWSAGLPAALPATPAAPIGNQEIWAAGVTYLRSRTARMEESKDAGGGTFYDKVYHADRPELFFKGTPHRVAGPAMDVRIRRDSKWNVPEPELTLAINSAGRIFGYTIGNDMSSRDIEGENPLYLPQAKVYDRSTGLGPCILVTDQPLPPTTTIAIEIRRAGAAGFNGSTQISQIKRKFPELAEFLFRDNSFPNGTFLMTGTGIVPPDSFTLRSGDEIRITIEPIGTLVNTVA; encoded by the coding sequence ATCCGCGTTTACACCGACTCCCACGGTCCGTTGCTGGAATCTGCCGGCCAGGTTCGCCGCCCCGCCGGCACCTTTACCCTCGATGAACTTTTCCGCTCCGCCGAGCCCGGCCCTCTGGCGCGCCAGGTCTGGTCGGCCGGCCTGCCCGCCGCGTTGCCCGCCACGCCGGCCGCGCCCATCGGCAACCAGGAAATCTGGGCCGCCGGTGTCACCTACCTCCGCAGCCGCACCGCGCGCATGGAAGAGTCGAAGGACGCCGGCGGCGGCACCTTCTACGACAAGGTCTATCACGCCGATCGCCCGGAACTCTTTTTCAAGGGCACGCCGCACCGCGTGGCCGGTCCCGCCATGGACGTCCGCATCCGGCGCGACTCCAAATGGAACGTGCCCGAGCCCGAGCTGACCCTCGCGATCAACAGTGCCGGCCGCATCTTCGGCTACACCATCGGCAACGACATGAGTTCGCGCGACATCGAGGGCGAGAACCCGCTCTATCTGCCGCAGGCCAAGGTCTATGACCGCTCCACCGGTCTCGGTCCGTGCATCCTCGTGACCGACCAACCGTTGCCGCCCACGACGACCATCGCCATCGAGATCCGCCGCGCCGGCGCCGCCGGCTTCAACGGCTCGACCCAGATCAGCCAGATCAAACGCAAGTTTCCCGAGCTTGCCGAGTTCCTCTTCCGCGACAATTCCTTCCCGAACGGCACCTTCCTGATGACCGGCACCGGCATCGTCCCGCCCGACAGTTTCACCCTGCGTTCCGGTGACGAAATCCGCATCACGATCGAGCCCATCGGCACGCTGGTGAACACGGTCGCATGA
- a CDS encoding M15 family metallopeptidase, which produces MPSRRKPRAGIAALRRLWARLGIPAAVAARASQRLHPEAKRLVFIGRAADDGRILRLTPRAAQAWRRMQAAAAADGVTLVPLSAFRSVARQTLIIRRKLARDQAIADILKVSAVPGCSEHHSGRALDFGAPGHLTLEATFARTREFRWLTKHAGEFGFRLSYPRGNRQGIAYEPWHWYSCS; this is translated from the coding sequence ATGCCCTCAAGGCGTAAGCCACGCGCCGGCATCGCCGCCCTGCGCCGGCTCTGGGCCCGGCTCGGCATCCCGGCCGCCGTCGCCGCGCGCGCGTCGCAACGGCTGCATCCCGAGGCCAAGCGGCTCGTCTTCATCGGACGCGCCGCGGACGACGGCCGCATTCTCCGCCTGACCCCGCGCGCAGCGCAGGCATGGCGAAGAATGCAGGCTGCCGCCGCCGCTGACGGCGTCACGCTCGTGCCGTTGTCGGCTTTCCGCAGTGTGGCGCGCCAGACTCTGATCATCCGCCGCAAGCTCGCGCGCGACCAAGCCATCGCAGACATCCTGAAAGTCAGCGCCGTGCCCGGCTGCAGCGAGCACCACTCCGGACGGGCGCTCGACTTCGGCGCGCCCGGGCACCTGACACTCGAGGCCACGTTCGCCCGCACCCGGGAATTCCGCTGGCTGACGAAGCATGCAGGTGAGTTTGGGTTTCGCCTCTCCTATCCGCGCGGCAATCGCCAGGGCATCGCTTATGAGCCATGGCATTGGTATTCGTGCAGTTAA
- the sufC gene encoding Fe-S cluster assembly ATPase SufC produces the protein MSQLEIKDLHISIGDKPIVKGFTLTIKRGEVHAIMGPNGTGKSTLAKAIAGHPDYTITGGDVLLDGVSVLGMEPDERARAGLFLAFQYPSEIPGVSIANFLRAAVQARMAEGEELDATGYYKRLYSKMDLLKIDRKFTSRSVNEGFSGGEKKRCEILQMAMLEPKVALMDETDSGLDIDALRIVAEGVNAQRAGASAPGILLITHYQRLLDYIVPDFVHVMHDGRIVKSGDKSLALELEAKGYDWVKQPATA, from the coding sequence ATGAGCCAACTCGAGATCAAAGACCTCCACATCAGCATCGGCGACAAGCCCATCGTCAAGGGCTTCACCCTGACGATCAAGCGCGGCGAAGTGCACGCCATCATGGGGCCCAACGGCACCGGCAAGAGCACCCTCGCCAAGGCCATCGCCGGCCACCCGGACTACACCATCACGGGCGGCGACGTGCTGCTCGACGGCGTGTCCGTGCTCGGAATGGAACCCGACGAGCGCGCCCGCGCCGGCCTGTTCCTCGCGTTCCAGTATCCGAGCGAGATCCCCGGCGTTTCGATCGCCAACTTTCTGCGCGCCGCCGTCCAGGCCCGCATGGCCGAGGGCGAGGAACTCGACGCCACCGGTTACTACAAGCGCCTCTACTCAAAGATGGACCTGCTCAAGATCGACCGCAAGTTCACCTCCCGCTCGGTCAACGAGGGTTTCTCCGGCGGCGAAAAGAAGCGCTGCGAGATCCTGCAGATGGCCATGCTCGAGCCGAAGGTCGCCCTGATGGACGAGACCGACTCCGGCCTCGACATCGACGCGCTCCGCATCGTCGCCGAAGGCGTCAACGCCCAGCGCGCCGGCGCCAGCGCACCCGGCATCCTGCTCATCACGCACTACCAGCGCCTGCTCGACTACATCGTGCCGGACTTCGTGCACGTGATGCACGACGGCCGCATCGTGAAGAGCGGCGACAAGTCCCTCGCCCTCGAGCTCGAGGCCAAGGGCTACGACTGGGTCAAGCAACCCGCCACCGCCTGA
- a CDS encoding 2-hydroxyacid dehydrogenase, with product MRVVVFSTKPHDRQFLTAANAGRHELVFLEARLLPETAALAAGAQAACLFVHDHADAAVLATFASLGVKHLALRCAGFNNVDLSAAARHGITVARVPAYSPHGVAEHAAALFMTLNRRIHRAYNRVRDGNFALEGLLGFDVHGKTVGVIGTGKIGVCFAQIMRGFGCRVLAFDVARNPAAEAIGAEYVTLEKLFAESHVISLHCPLTPQTRHLINARSLVQMREGVVIINTSRGPLIDTGDVIEALKSGRLGALALDVYEEEEGVFYEDLSGQILADDQLARLLTFPNVLVTSHQAFFTQEAVTAIAATTLGNLDDFAAGRPCPNALKA from the coding sequence ATGCGTGTCGTCGTCTTCAGCACCAAACCCCACGACCGGCAATTCCTGACCGCGGCCAACGCCGGTCGCCACGAACTCGTTTTCCTGGAGGCCCGGCTGCTGCCGGAAACCGCCGCGCTCGCCGCGGGTGCCCAGGCCGCGTGCCTCTTTGTGCACGACCATGCCGATGCGGCCGTGCTCGCCACCTTCGCCTCGCTCGGCGTGAAACACCTCGCGCTGCGCTGCGCCGGTTTCAACAACGTGGATCTCTCCGCCGCCGCGCGCCACGGCATCACGGTCGCGCGCGTGCCCGCCTACTCGCCGCACGGTGTCGCCGAGCACGCGGCCGCGCTGTTCATGACGCTGAACCGCCGCATCCACCGCGCCTACAACCGCGTGCGCGACGGCAATTTCGCCCTCGAGGGCCTGCTCGGGTTCGACGTGCACGGCAAGACGGTCGGCGTCATCGGCACGGGCAAGATCGGCGTGTGCTTCGCGCAGATCATGCGCGGCTTCGGCTGCCGTGTGCTGGCGTTCGACGTCGCGCGAAACCCCGCCGCCGAGGCGATCGGCGCGGAATACGTGACCTTGGAAAAGCTCTTCGCCGAGAGCCACGTCATCAGCCTGCACTGCCCGCTTACGCCGCAGACCCGCCACCTGATCAACGCGCGCTCGCTGGTGCAAATGCGCGAGGGCGTGGTGATCATCAACACGAGCCGCGGCCCGCTCATCGACACCGGCGACGTGATCGAGGCGCTGAAATCCGGCCGGCTCGGCGCGCTCGCCCTCGACGTTTACGAGGAGGAGGAAGGCGTTTTCTACGAGGACCTGTCCGGCCAGATCCTCGCTGACGACCAACTCGCGCGCCTGCTGACTTTCCCGAATGTGCTCGTGACGAGCCACCAGGCTTTTTTCACGCAGGAAGCCGTCACCGCCATCGCGGCCACCACGCTGGGCAACCTCGACGACTTTGCGGCCGGCCGCCCCTGCCCCAATGCCCTCAAGGCGTAA
- a CDS encoding YgiQ family radical SAM protein: MWDAKRWLPTTADEVSARGWDYVDVVIVSGDAYVDHPAFGTAVIGRLLESEGLRVAILPQPNWRDDLRDFKKFGAPRLFFGVTAGCMDSMVNRYTAAKKLRSEDAYTPGGAHGFRPDYATTVYSQILKKLFPEVPVMIGGIEASLRRVTHFDYWSDTLKPSILAESGADLLVYGMGELPLRETVRLLKRGVPFASLTTIPQTAVLLPPGEDAPKNKNWDDYTLHSHEECQQDRALYSKNFKDIETESNRVKARRLLQPTGERLLVVNPPFPTMTEEQIDAAFDLPYTRLPHPKYRKRGPIPAYEMIKHSLNMHRGCFGGCSFCTISAHQGKFVASRSKASILREVESIKQMPDFRGTISDLGGPSANMYKMKGKEQWICDECVRPSCIWPDVCRNLDTDHTALLDIYESVRNTEGVKHAYVASGIRYDLFLHDKGTTPEVKASHEKYIEELAAHHVPGRIKVAPEHTSDHVLRVMRKPSFNLFYKFKEKFEKAAAKAGKPDMPVTPYFISSHPGSRPEDMADLALKTKDLGYRLEAVQDFTPTPMTVATEIYATGVHPYDGKPVACAHTPEEKQQQRSFFFWYKPEMKAALRSSMQRLGLDDLAARLLDEKKKTRDVTPTPHIAPCGMQAPGSRLAAATAKPKRSRKPAHLDEMLREAGVKTAKDQPPSL; the protein is encoded by the coding sequence GTGTGGGACGCGAAGCGCTGGCTGCCCACCACGGCCGACGAGGTGTCGGCCCGCGGTTGGGACTACGTGGACGTGGTGATTGTGTCGGGCGACGCCTACGTGGATCACCCGGCCTTCGGCACCGCGGTCATCGGCCGCCTGCTCGAGTCCGAGGGCCTGCGCGTCGCCATCCTGCCGCAACCCAACTGGCGCGACGACCTGCGCGACTTCAAGAAGTTCGGCGCGCCGCGCCTGTTTTTCGGCGTCACGGCGGGTTGCATGGACTCGATGGTCAACCGGTACACCGCGGCCAAGAAACTGCGCAGCGAAGACGCCTACACGCCGGGCGGCGCCCACGGTTTCCGGCCGGACTACGCGACCACCGTCTATTCGCAGATCCTGAAGAAACTCTTTCCCGAGGTGCCGGTGATGATCGGCGGCATCGAGGCCAGCCTGCGCCGCGTGACGCATTTCGACTACTGGTCCGACACGCTGAAGCCCTCGATTCTCGCCGAGAGCGGCGCCGACCTGCTGGTTTACGGCATGGGCGAGCTGCCGTTGCGCGAGACCGTGCGCCTGCTCAAGCGCGGTGTGCCCTTCGCGTCGCTCACGACCATTCCGCAGACTGCCGTGCTGCTCCCGCCCGGCGAGGATGCGCCGAAGAACAAGAACTGGGACGACTACACGCTGCATTCGCACGAGGAGTGCCAGCAGGACCGCGCGCTCTATTCGAAAAACTTCAAGGACATCGAGACCGAGTCCAACCGCGTGAAGGCCCGCCGCCTGCTCCAGCCGACGGGCGAACGCCTGCTGGTGGTGAACCCGCCGTTTCCGACCATGACCGAGGAGCAGATCGATGCGGCTTTCGACCTGCCCTACACGCGCCTGCCGCACCCGAAATACCGCAAGCGCGGCCCCATCCCGGCCTACGAGATGATCAAGCACTCGCTCAACATGCACCGCGGGTGCTTCGGCGGGTGCAGCTTCTGCACGATCTCGGCGCATCAGGGCAAGTTCGTGGCGTCGCGTTCCAAGGCCTCGATCCTCCGCGAGGTCGAGTCGATCAAGCAGATGCCCGATTTCCGCGGCACGATCAGCGACCTCGGCGGCCCGTCGGCCAACATGTATAAGATGAAGGGCAAGGAGCAGTGGATCTGCGACGAGTGCGTCCGCCCGTCCTGCATCTGGCCTGATGTCTGCCGCAATCTCGACACCGACCACACCGCGCTCCTCGACATCTACGAGTCGGTGCGCAACACCGAGGGCGTGAAGCACGCCTACGTCGCGAGCGGCATCCGCTACGACCTTTTCCTCCACGACAAGGGGACCACGCCCGAGGTGAAGGCCAGCCACGAGAAATACATCGAGGAACTCGCCGCGCATCACGTGCCCGGCCGCATCAAGGTCGCGCCCGAGCACACGAGCGACCATGTGCTGCGCGTCATGCGCAAGCCCAGCTTCAACCTCTTCTACAAGTTCAAGGAGAAGTTCGAAAAGGCCGCGGCCAAGGCCGGCAAGCCCGACATGCCGGTCACGCCGTATTTCATCAGCTCGCATCCCGGCTCGCGGCCGGAAGACATGGCCGACCTGGCGCTCAAGACCAAGGACCTCGGCTACCGCCTGGAGGCCGTGCAGGATTTCACGCCCACGCCGATGACCGTCGCCACCGAGATCTACGCCACCGGCGTGCATCCTTACGATGGCAAGCCCGTGGCCTGCGCGCACACGCCCGAGGAGAAGCAGCAGCAGCGCAGCTTCTTCTTCTGGTATAAGCCGGAAATGAAGGCCGCGCTCCGCTCCTCCATGCAGCGCCTCGGCCTCGACGACCTCGCCGCCCGCCTGCTCGACGAAAAGAAGAAGACGCGCGACGTCACGCCGACCCCGCATATTGCGCCCTGCGGGATGCAGGCGCCGGGTTCCCGCCTCGCCGCCGCGACCGCGAAGCCGAAACGCTCCAGGAAACCCGCGCACCTCGACGAGATGCTGCGGGAGGCCGGCGTGAAGACGGCGAAGGACCAGCCGCCATCCCTTTGA
- the trxB gene encoding thioredoxin-disulfide reductase: MSAPVENVVIVGTGCAGLTAAVYTGRANLSPLVLEGAQPGGQLTTTSEVENFPGFPEGVDGFMLTQNIRKQAEKFGARYQSGTVLSLDTSAWPHTLKLSDREIKAKVVIIATGASPRMTGIPGEKELYGGKGVTTCATCDGAFYRKMDVAVIGGGDSAAEEALFLTRFASKVYLVHRRDSLRASKIMADRATSHPKIQCVWDSVPVAVEGVEQGAVSGLKIKNVKTGAESVLQVKGIFVAIGHVPNTAPFRGAVDTDEGGYIVPLAGSQVRTKTPGVYVAGDCSDHVYRQAITAAGMGCQAAIEAERWLAEHGG; this comes from the coding sequence ATGTCCGCCCCAGTCGAAAACGTCGTCATCGTCGGCACCGGTTGCGCCGGCCTCACCGCCGCGGTTTACACCGGCCGCGCCAACCTCTCCCCGCTCGTCCTCGAGGGCGCCCAGCCCGGTGGCCAGCTCACGACGACGTCAGAGGTGGAGAACTTCCCCGGCTTCCCCGAGGGTGTGGACGGCTTCATGCTCACGCAGAACATCCGCAAGCAGGCGGAGAAATTCGGCGCGCGCTACCAGAGCGGCACCGTGCTGAGCCTCGATACCAGTGCCTGGCCGCACACGCTCAAGCTCTCCGACCGCGAGATCAAGGCCAAGGTCGTCATCATCGCCACCGGCGCCTCGCCGCGCATGACCGGCATCCCCGGCGAGAAGGAACTTTATGGCGGCAAGGGTGTGACCACCTGCGCGACCTGTGACGGCGCGTTCTACCGCAAGATGGACGTCGCGGTGATCGGCGGCGGTGACAGCGCGGCCGAGGAGGCCCTGTTCCTCACGCGTTTCGCCAGCAAGGTTTACCTCGTGCACCGCCGCGACTCGCTGCGCGCCTCGAAGATCATGGCCGACCGCGCCACCTCGCACCCGAAGATCCAGTGCGTGTGGGACAGTGTGCCGGTCGCGGTCGAAGGCGTCGAACAGGGCGCCGTGAGCGGCCTGAAAATCAAGAACGTGAAAACCGGCGCCGAGAGCGTGCTGCAGGTGAAGGGCATCTTCGTCGCCATCGGCCACGTGCCGAACACCGCTCCCTTCAGGGGCGCGGTGGACACTGACGAGGGCGGCTACATCGTGCCGCTCGCCGGTTCGCAGGTCCGCACCAAGACACCCGGCGTCTATGTGGCGGGCGACTGTTCCGACCACGTTTACCGCCAGGCGATCACCGCCGCGGGCATGGGCTGCCAGGCGGCCATCGAGGCCGAGCGCTGGCTTGCGGAACACGGCGGCTGA
- the sufT gene encoding putative Fe-S cluster assembly protein SufT, producing the protein MSDNRQRTLSRDVHASQIPSGDKHTLSAGTSVFIHQVLGGSYTVQTDTGLYRLDGKDADAIGETLKDQTVNAATLADGAPDPEAVWGQLRQVFDPEIPVNIVDLGLVYSMDIAKQDDGGHKVDVAMTLTAPGCGMGPVIAEDAKSKILLVPGVAAADVRITWEPPWNQSMISEEGKMKLGLI; encoded by the coding sequence ATGAGCGACAACCGCCAACGCACCCTCTCCCGCGACGTCCATGCGTCGCAGATTCCCTCGGGCGACAAACACACGCTCTCCGCCGGCACCTCGGTGTTCATCCACCAGGTCCTCGGCGGCAGCTACACAGTGCAGACCGACACCGGCCTCTACCGCCTCGACGGCAAGGACGCCGACGCCATCGGCGAGACCCTGAAGGACCAGACGGTCAATGCCGCCACGCTCGCCGACGGCGCGCCCGATCCCGAGGCCGTGTGGGGCCAGCTCCGCCAGGTCTTCGATCCCGAAATCCCCGTGAACATCGTGGACCTCGGCCTCGTCTATTCGATGGACATCGCCAAGCAGGACGACGGCGGCCACAAGGTGGACGTCGCCATGACCCTCACTGCCCCCGGTTGCGGCATGGGACCGGTTATCGCCGAGGATGCGAAGTCGAAGATCCTCCTCGTTCCCGGTGTCGCCGCCGCCGACGTCCGCATCACTTGGGAACCACCCTGGAACCAGAGCATGATCTCCGAAGAAGGGAAGATGAAGCTGGGTCTCATCTGA
- the sufD gene encoding Fe-S cluster assembly protein SufD: MSVSSPTFPVGSFTREAFAAHLERVKHLPAWWLDRKRAAYERFAALPMPKRTDEGWRFSNFGALTLAGFSPAVGSELARASAPGFAAKASLTFVNNRAVARTGAAPAGVIFETLQNALLKHGDLVKAHLLTQPSKLGSDKFAALHEAFLEDGAFVHVAKGVEVADVLAVFHQAEGQGLAVFPHTLVVAEENAKVTVADFFSSTAGGFACGGNDLYAGHGAQVTYVAMQDWSRDTLSFQFNATVARRDAKVLSLNLHAGARQARHESFSQLQAPGAHSEMLALTVAHGTQEFDQRTLQIHQAPNTGSNLLYKNVLLDTAKTIFSGLIVVDPDAQKTDAYQSNRNLMLSDDAEAHSLPGLEIQANDVRCTHGATSARVDREQEFYLEARGIKPAQAKELLVFGFFEEVLGKIENEALHDTLTEIIRQKFKE, from the coding sequence ATGTCCGTTTCCTCCCCCACTTTCCCCGTCGGTTCCTTCACCCGCGAAGCCTTCGCCGCTCACCTTGAGCGCGTGAAGCACCTGCCCGCCTGGTGGCTCGACCGCAAACGCGCCGCCTACGAGCGCTTCGCGGCCCTGCCGATGCCCAAACGCACCGACGAAGGCTGGCGCTTCTCAAACTTCGGCGCGCTCACGCTCGCCGGTTTCTCGCCGGCTGTGGGCAGCGAGCTTGCTCGCGCCTCTGCGCCGGGCTTCGCCGCCAAGGCCTCGCTCACCTTCGTCAACAACCGCGCGGTCGCCCGCACCGGGGCCGCCCCGGCCGGCGTCATCTTCGAGACTCTGCAGAACGCCCTGCTCAAGCACGGCGATCTCGTGAAGGCCCACCTCCTCACGCAGCCCTCGAAGCTCGGCTCCGACAAATTCGCCGCCCTGCACGAGGCCTTCCTCGAGGACGGCGCCTTCGTCCACGTGGCGAAGGGCGTCGAAGTCGCCGACGTCCTCGCCGTCTTCCACCAGGCCGAGGGCCAGGGTCTGGCGGTCTTCCCGCACACCCTCGTCGTCGCGGAGGAAAACGCCAAGGTCACCGTCGCCGACTTCTTCAGCTCCACGGCCGGCGGCTTCGCCTGCGGTGGCAACGATCTCTACGCCGGCCACGGCGCACAGGTCACCTACGTCGCCATGCAGGACTGGAGCCGCGACACGCTGTCGTTCCAGTTCAACGCCACCGTCGCCCGCCGCGACGCGAAGGTTCTCTCCCTCAATCTCCACGCCGGTGCGCGTCAGGCGCGGCACGAGAGTTTCTCTCAGTTGCAGGCGCCCGGCGCGCATTCGGAGATGCTCGCCCTCACTGTCGCCCACGGCACCCAGGAGTTCGACCAGCGCACGCTGCAGATCCACCAGGCGCCCAACACCGGCTCGAACCTGCTCTACAAGAACGTGCTCCTCGACACGGCCAAAACCATCTTCTCCGGCCTGATCGTGGTGGACCCCGACGCGCAGAAGACCGACGCCTATCAGTCGAACCGCAACCTGATGCTCTCCGACGACGCCGAGGCGCACTCGCTGCCCGGCCTCGAGATCCAGGCCAACGACGTCCGCTGCACGCACGGCGCCACCAGCGCCCGCGTGGATCGCGAGCAGGAATTCTACCTCGAGGCCCGCGGCATCAAGCCCGCCCAGGCCAAGGAACTCCTCGTCTTCGGTTTCTTCGAGGAAGTCCTCGGCAAGATCGAGAACGAGGCCCTCCACGACACCCTCACCGAAATCATCCGCCAGAAGTTCAAGGAATGA
- the sufB gene encoding Fe-S cluster assembly protein SufB — MKPPTEIEATAAEVENPVAGIDQTKGDFKYDVNYEFDAGTGLTEDTIRYISRVKKEEPWLLEFRLNALKTFLSKPMPTHWATKDLENINFDKIRYYLASGQKPKRTWDEVPDDIKETFERLGIPEQERKFLAGVEAQFDSEAAYSNIKDIVAKQGVIFMNSTEGLREHPEIFRKFFGKVIPTGDNKFSALNSAVFSGGSFIYVPPGVKVAQPLQAYFRINAENFGQFERTLIIADEGAEVVYMEGCTAPKFSTSTLHSAVVELVALKGAKIQYITVQNWANNVFNLVTKRAVAHEEAEVKWIDCNIGSRLTMKYPGVVLKGRKARGEVISIALANDGQHQDTGAKMIHAADDTTSVVVSKSISVGQGRATYRGQVHIPKHLKGCKNNTECDALLINTNSRTDTYPAITVRGDKNATQHEASVSKVSEDMIFYMQQRGLTEAQAMSLAVNGFINDLARQFPMEYSVELKRLIDLEMEGSVG; from the coding sequence ATGAAACCGCCCACCGAAATCGAGGCCACCGCAGCCGAGGTCGAGAATCCCGTCGCCGGGATCGACCAGACCAAGGGTGACTTCAAATACGACGTGAACTACGAGTTCGACGCCGGCACCGGTCTCACCGAGGACACGATCCGCTACATCAGCCGGGTGAAGAAGGAGGAGCCCTGGCTCCTCGAGTTCCGCCTCAATGCGCTGAAGACCTTCCTCTCGAAACCCATGCCCACGCACTGGGCGACGAAGGATCTCGAGAACATCAATTTCGACAAGATCCGCTACTACCTCGCCAGCGGCCAGAAGCCGAAACGCACGTGGGACGAGGTGCCCGACGACATCAAGGAGACCTTCGAACGCCTCGGCATCCCCGAGCAGGAGCGCAAGTTCCTCGCCGGCGTCGAGGCCCAGTTCGACTCCGAGGCCGCCTACTCGAACATCAAGGACATCGTCGCCAAGCAGGGTGTGATCTTCATGAATTCGACCGAGGGCCTCCGCGAGCACCCGGAGATCTTCCGCAAGTTCTTCGGCAAGGTCATCCCGACCGGCGACAACAAGTTCTCCGCGCTCAACAGCGCCGTGTTCTCCGGCGGCTCGTTCATCTACGTGCCCCCGGGCGTGAAGGTCGCGCAGCCGCTCCAGGCCTACTTCCGCATCAACGCGGAGAACTTCGGCCAGTTCGAGCGCACCCTCATCATCGCCGACGAGGGTGCCGAGGTGGTTTACATGGAGGGCTGCACCGCCCCTAAGTTCAGCACCTCGACGCTCCACAGCGCCGTGGTCGAGCTCGTCGCGCTCAAGGGCGCGAAGATCCAATACATCACCGTCCAGAACTGGGCCAACAACGTGTTCAACCTCGTGACCAAGCGCGCCGTCGCCCACGAGGAAGCCGAGGTGAAGTGGATCGACTGCAACATCGGCTCGCGCCTCACCATGAAGTATCCGGGCGTCGTCCTGAAGGGCCGCAAGGCCCGCGGCGAGGTCATCTCCATCGCCCTCGCCAACGACGGCCAGCACCAGGACACCGGCGCCAAGATGATCCACGCGGCCGACGACACCACGTCCGTCGTCGTCTCGAAGTCCATCTCCGTCGGCCAGGGCCGCGCCACCTACCGCGGCCAGGTCCACATCCCGAAGCACCTCAAGGGCTGCAAGAACAACACCGAGTGCGACGCGCTGCTGATCAACACGAACAGCCGCACCGACACCTATCCCGCCATCACCGTGCGCGGCGACAAGAACGCCACGCAGCACGAGGCGAGCGTGTCCAAGGTTTCCGAGGACATGATCTTCTACATGCAGCAGCGCGGTCTCACCGAGGCCCAGGCCATGAGTCTCGCCGTGAACGGCTTCATCAACGACCTCGCCCGCCAGTTCCCGATGGAATACTCGGTGGAGCTGAAACGGCTCATCGACCTCGAGATGGAGGGCAGCGTCGGCTGA
- a CDS encoding Fur family transcriptional regulator, translating into MSAHSDNHAVLSEQLKACDVRPTPQREVVLKSILEKRDHPTADEVFARVKATMPSISLATVYNCLETLVSCGLVRSVNFERGPTRYCPNLHPHAHFHDVSTGATHDIDLPESVLAKIKSILPPGYAADSVEIVFRGKATPSARN; encoded by the coding sequence ATGTCCGCCCATTCCGACAACCACGCTGTCCTCTCCGAGCAACTCAAGGCTTGTGACGTCCGCCCCACCCCGCAGCGCGAAGTCGTGCTGAAGAGCATCCTGGAGAAGCGCGACCACCCCACCGCCGACGAGGTCTTCGCCCGCGTGAAGGCCACGATGCCCAGCATCTCGCTCGCCACGGTCTATAACTGCCTTGAGACGCTGGTGTCGTGCGGCCTCGTGCGCTCCGTGAATTTCGAGCGCGGCCCCACCCGCTACTGCCCAAATCTGCATCCGCACGCGCATTTTCACGACGTGAGCACCGGCGCGACACACGACATCGATCTGCCCGAGAGCGTGCTCGCCAAGATCAAGTCCATCCTCCCGCCCGGCTACGCGGCCGACTCCGTCGAAATCGTTTTCCGCGGCAAGGCCACGCCCTCCGCCCGGAATTAA